The Planctomycetota bacterium genome includes a region encoding these proteins:
- a CDS encoding DUF4175 family protein: protein MASISAAQSEPELPGAHFVTDKLHRAWRKERRFHHTRGLCYLVLWALAMVLLDLLVDFLFRVPGYWRLALVAVNVGVIGWVAWHHWLRHLRRYDAVRTALQVERRHPELQSLLVSFVQFGEGHAEGSHISPSLVRALRRQTIEYTQPIDFREIISYRELKRIFLVSALVVAFFGVVSVNWSQHLRVLFYRLLNPEARLGYPTRTRLLAVTGSQTIQQGAKVTLEARAAGLLPRDGTLYVRPEAGAWETVPFPRSQAADDTYSYEFSEVYQSFRYRIRLGDVSSEEYQITVVPPPRIVGTSVRLEYPAYTGLAPQTLDILNLEVPEGTRLLWELRCDQALASAAVLREGAQPIPMQLEDGGRLARFEAVATESFDYSFHWSEKEHGYEYKDEVRYFVQVIPDSAPQVEILRPLEDEKATTRKSLTVQFQARDDYGLADAAIVYTVNDGEEQRAPLGALKGRLVEKEATWVLKQSIPALKEGDVVTYLIEVADNHSGADGAFRSRSQGRRLYIVSVDEYLRYLAERRRKLVGDIRTMHQQETEAT from the coding sequence ATGGCCTCGATAAGCGCGGCACAATCCGAGCCCGAGCTTCCCGGCGCGCACTTCGTCACCGACAAGCTCCACCGCGCCTGGCGCAAGGAGCGCCGATTCCACCACACCCGCGGCCTGTGCTATCTCGTGCTCTGGGCCCTGGCCATGGTGCTGCTGGATCTCCTGGTGGACTTCCTGTTCCGTGTGCCGGGCTATTGGCGGCTCGCCCTTGTGGCGGTGAACGTGGGCGTCATCGGTTGGGTCGCGTGGCATCACTGGCTGCGCCACCTGCGGCGCTACGACGCCGTGCGCACGGCCCTCCAGGTCGAGCGCCGCCACCCCGAGCTCCAGAGCCTCCTCGTCTCCTTCGTGCAGTTCGGCGAGGGACACGCCGAGGGCAGCCACATCTCGCCCAGCCTGGTGCGCGCCCTGCGCCGCCAGACCATCGAATACACGCAGCCGATTGATTTCCGCGAGATCATCAGCTACCGCGAGCTCAAGCGCATCTTCCTCGTCTCCGCCCTCGTCGTCGCCTTTTTCGGCGTCGTGAGCGTCAACTGGTCCCAGCACCTCCGCGTGCTCTTCTACCGCCTGCTCAACCCCGAGGCCCGCCTCGGCTACCCCACACGCACCCGCCTGCTCGCCGTCACCGGCAGCCAGACCATTCAGCAGGGCGCCAAAGTGACCCTCGAGGCCAGGGCCGCGGGGCTCCTCCCGCGCGACGGCACCCTCTACGTCCGCCCCGAGGCCGGCGCCTGGGAGACCGTCCCGTTCCCCAGGAGCCAGGCTGCCGACGACACCTACTCCTACGAGTTCAGCGAGGTCTATCAGTCCTTCCGCTACCGCATCCGGCTCGGCGACGTGTCGTCCGAGGAGTACCAGATCACCGTCGTCCCCCCGCCGCGCATCGTGGGCACCAGCGTGCGGCTCGAGTACCCCGCGTACACCGGCCTCGCCCCTCAGACGCTCGACATCCTCAACCTCGAGGTCCCCGAGGGCACCAGACTCCTCTGGGAGCTGCGCTGCGACCAGGCCCTCGCCTCCGCCGCCGTGCTGCGCGAGGGCGCCCAGCCGATCCCCATGCAGCTCGAGGACGGCGGGCGCCTCGCCCGCTTCGAGGCCGTGGCCACCGAATCCTTCGACTACTCGTTCCACTGGAGCGAGAAGGAGCACGGCTACGAGTACAAGGACGAGGTCCGCTACTTCGTCCAGGTCATCCCCGACAGCGCCCCGCAGGTCGAGATCCTGCGCCCGCTCGAGGACGAGAAGGCCACCACGCGCAAAAGCCTGACCGTCCAGTTCCAGGCCCGCGACGACTACGGTCTGGCCGACGCGGCCATCGTCTACACCGTCAACGACGGCGAGGAGCAGCGCGCCCCGCTCGGTGCGCTCAAGGGCCGTCTCGTCGAGAAGGAGGCCACCTGGGTGCTCAAGCAGAGCATCCCCGCCCTCAAGGAGGGCGACGTGGTGACGTACCTCATCGAGGTGGCCGACAACCACAGCGGCGCCGATGGCGCCTTCAGGAGCCGCTCGCAGGGCCGCCGCCTCTACATCGTCAGCGTGGACGAGTATCTGCGCTACCTCGCCGAGCGCCGCCGCAAGCTCGTCGGCGACATTCGCACCATGCACCAGCAGGAAACCGAGGCCACC
- a CDS encoding VWA domain-containing protein: MLRRWFTKLLGLEEVGPVTYFEWFLRHPWPSVIVLACILAAVGFAVWLYYRERGISRGRRIFLGTLRAVLYTLVILLLFEPVFGLEMSVKLRESLLVLVDNSESMAIRDARKKERELEDAAMALGRLSFDKAVPQVMDARTRADASSAVRLDLAKGILENPHLDIFARLARDFRLRYFSFGDAVQPTSGEGDALAASLRKLEPKGKSTRLGTAIDDVVSRYSGQPIAGVVLLTDGASNEGLEPLEVARKMKDRGIPLFPVGIGVPDPPDVRLEGLVVQDTVFAKDRVPVRFRITSKGFTNRHVDVTVTVNGKEIARKDVVLTGEPQFEELSFLPDETAGTLKLEVAAAPLPGEVVADNNRLSRDLRVIDEKIKVLYVEGKPRWEYRYLRAVLLRDHRLDVKFLMTQGDRDLAKASERYLDRFPEVAGEAFVFDLVILGDVPASYFTPAQLSRMEQLVRERGGSLLVLPGHQNPLTTYLGTPIEGVLPVRLQPEAWESVDETVYPTPTSKGDEMTVVTLEMPEERNTARWAHVRPLYQVPALAGAKPAATVLATLSDAPRRREPYPLICWQRYGRGKAMFVGTDQLWRVRFKVGDQYHARYWGQVIQFLTLSRLLGENKRIQIETGRRSFRTGERVQLYANVLSEAYEPVNLASYSIYVERPEGQAETTQIKLDPVKDVPGLYQGFFTPELEGRYLLRTAPADRDYSNTVELQVATTPLEQLEPAMQEDALRKLAEISGGRYFAIRDLPELPDTLRQEVQTTVIRREKELWDLPAIFVLLLLCAATEWFFRRRYDLI; encoded by the coding sequence ATGCTCCGACGCTGGTTCACCAAGCTGCTCGGCCTGGAGGAAGTGGGGCCTGTGACCTACTTCGAGTGGTTCCTGCGCCACCCGTGGCCCAGCGTGATCGTGCTCGCCTGCATCCTGGCGGCCGTGGGGTTCGCCGTCTGGCTGTACTATCGCGAGCGTGGCATCTCGCGCGGCCGGCGCATCTTCCTGGGCACTCTGCGCGCGGTCCTCTACACGCTCGTCATCCTGCTGCTCTTCGAGCCCGTGTTCGGGCTGGAAATGTCGGTGAAGCTCCGCGAGAGCCTGCTCGTGCTCGTGGACAACTCGGAGAGCATGGCCATCCGCGACGCACGCAAGAAGGAGCGCGAACTCGAAGACGCCGCCATGGCCCTGGGCAGGCTCTCCTTCGACAAGGCCGTGCCGCAGGTGATGGATGCCAGGACCCGCGCCGACGCCTCGTCCGCGGTCCGCCTCGATCTGGCCAAGGGCATCCTCGAGAATCCCCATCTCGACATCTTCGCCAGACTCGCAAGGGACTTCCGCCTGCGCTACTTCTCTTTCGGAGACGCCGTGCAGCCCACCAGTGGCGAGGGCGATGCGCTCGCTGCCTCGCTCCGCAAGCTCGAGCCCAAGGGCAAGTCCACCCGCCTCGGCACGGCGATTGACGATGTGGTCTCGCGCTACAGCGGCCAGCCAATCGCCGGCGTGGTCCTGCTCACCGATGGCGCCTCGAACGAGGGCCTCGAGCCGCTCGAGGTGGCCCGCAAGATGAAGGACCGCGGCATTCCGCTCTTCCCCGTGGGCATCGGCGTGCCCGACCCGCCCGACGTGCGCCTCGAGGGCCTGGTGGTGCAGGACACCGTTTTCGCGAAGGACCGCGTGCCTGTCCGCTTCCGCATCACCTCGAAGGGCTTCACGAACCGACACGTGGACGTCACGGTGACGGTCAACGGCAAAGAGATCGCCCGCAAGGACGTCGTGCTGACCGGCGAGCCGCAGTTCGAGGAGTTGAGTTTCCTCCCCGACGAGACGGCGGGCACACTGAAGCTCGAGGTCGCAGCCGCCCCGCTCCCCGGCGAGGTGGTGGCCGACAACAACCGGCTGTCCCGCGACCTCCGCGTGATTGACGAGAAGATCAAGGTCCTCTACGTCGAGGGCAAGCCGCGCTGGGAGTACCGCTATCTGCGCGCCGTGCTCCTCCGCGACCATCGGCTCGACGTCAAGTTCCTGATGACCCAGGGCGACCGCGATCTGGCCAAGGCCTCCGAGCGTTACCTCGACCGCTTCCCCGAGGTGGCCGGCGAGGCATTTGTCTTCGACCTCGTGATCCTGGGCGACGTGCCGGCCTCGTACTTCACCCCCGCGCAGCTCTCCCGCATGGAGCAACTGGTGCGCGAGCGCGGCGGCTCGCTGCTGGTGCTGCCTGGGCATCAGAACCCGCTCACCACCTACCTTGGCACACCGATCGAGGGCGTGCTGCCCGTGCGCCTTCAGCCCGAAGCCTGGGAGTCCGTGGACGAGACGGTCTACCCCACGCCCACCTCGAAGGGCGACGAGATGACCGTGGTGACTCTCGAGATGCCCGAGGAGCGCAACACGGCACGCTGGGCGCACGTGCGCCCCCTCTACCAGGTGCCCGCCCTCGCCGGCGCCAAGCCCGCCGCCACCGTGCTCGCCACGCTGTCCGACGCCCCGCGTCGCCGCGAGCCCTACCCGCTCATCTGCTGGCAGCGCTACGGGCGTGGCAAGGCCATGTTCGTCGGCACCGACCAGCTCTGGCGCGTGCGCTTCAAGGTGGGCGACCAGTACCACGCGCGCTACTGGGGCCAGGTGATCCAGTTCCTCACCCTCTCGCGCCTGCTCGGCGAGAACAAGCGCATCCAGATCGAGACCGGCCGCCGCAGCTTCCGCACCGGCGAGCGCGTGCAGCTCTATGCTAACGTGCTCAGCGAGGCGTACGAACCGGTCAACCTCGCCAGCTACAGCATCTACGTCGAGCGCCCCGAGGGCCAGGCCGAGACCACGCAGATCAAGCTCGACCCTGTGAAAGACGTGCCCGGCCTCTACCAGGGCTTCTTCACACCCGAGCTCGAAGGCCGCTACCTGCTGCGCACGGCACCCGCCGACCGCGACTACTCGAACACCGTGGAACTCCAGGTCGCCACGACGCCGCTCGAGCAGCTCGAGCCGGCGATGCAGGAGGACGCCCTGCGGAAGCTCGCCGAGATCTCGGGCGGCCGCTACTTCGCCATCCGCGACCTGCCCGAGCTGCCCGATACCTTGCGCCAGGAGGTGCAGACGACCGTCATCCGCCGCGAGAAGGAGCTCTGGGACCTCCCCGCGATCTTCGTCCTGCTCCTCCTGTGCGCGGCGACCGAATGGTTCTTCAGACGGAGGTATGACCTCATCTGA